A genomic stretch from Arthrobacter sp. KBS0702 includes:
- a CDS encoding cysteine hydrolase, protein MKFDPNTTAVVLIEYQNDFTSEGGGLHDAVRPVMEKTDMLANTARVVEAARAAGATVMHAPITFAEGYNELGKHPYGILKGVVDGGVFVKGTWGAAIIDELAPAEGDIVIEGKRGLDTFASTNLDFILRSKGITTIALGGFLTNCCVESTMRSGYENGYQVVTLSDCVAATSVEEHDNAIAYDYPMFSTPMTGEEFSSRLT, encoded by the coding sequence TTGAAGTTCGATCCGAACACCACCGCCGTTGTACTCATCGAATACCAGAATGACTTCACGTCCGAGGGCGGCGGCCTGCACGACGCGGTCCGACCGGTCATGGAAAAAACGGACATGCTCGCCAACACGGCCCGCGTGGTAGAGGCCGCGCGCGCGGCCGGTGCCACGGTCATGCACGCGCCCATCACTTTTGCCGAGGGATACAACGAGCTTGGCAAGCATCCATACGGAATCCTCAAGGGCGTCGTGGACGGTGGCGTGTTTGTCAAGGGAACCTGGGGTGCGGCCATCATCGACGAACTGGCGCCGGCCGAGGGCGACATCGTCATTGAAGGCAAGCGGGGCCTGGACACCTTCGCCAGCACAAACCTGGACTTCATCCTGCGGAGTAAAGGCATCACCACGATTGCCCTCGGCGGGTTCCTGACCAACTGCTGCGTCGAATCGACCATGCGCAGCGGCTACGAGAACGGGTACCAGGTGGTGACGCTCAGCGACTGCGTCGCAGCGACCTCGGTTGAGGAACACGACAACGCGATCGCGTACGACTATCCGATGTTCTCCACCCCGATGACCGGAGAGGAATTCTCCAGCCGGCTGACCTAG
- the hrpA gene encoding ATP-dependent RNA helicase HrpA, whose product MTLHISYPAELPVSERREDLMAAIAANQVTIIAGETGSGKTTQIPKMCLELGLGENGLIGHTQPRRLAARTVAERIAEELGVEIGQEVGFQVRFTGEVSRSTKVKLMTDGILLAEIQRDKLLRKYNAIIIDEAHERSLNIDFILGYLKRILPQRPDLKIIITSATIDPERFAKHFGSEEAPSPIIEVSGRTYPVEIRYRPLSAPAGGPGAIGDDADNSSDDELEEDRDPLDAVCDAVDELALEAPGDILIFFSGEREIRDAAEALNARIQTNRRLAGTEVLPLFARLSLQEQHKVFHPGSKRRIVLATNVAETSLTVPGIKYVIDTGTARISRYSHRTKVQRLPIERVSQASANQRSGRCGRVSDGIAIRLYSEEDFESRPLFTDPEILRTNLAAVILQMTAMGVARGPKDVENFPFVEPPDSRAINDGVSLLRELGALRPAGAAGDGGARKSNGSGLTAVGQQLAQLPVDPRLGRMIVESGKRGCVREVMILAAALTIQDPRERPTDKQQLAAEKHARFRDENSDFTGYLNLWNYLQEKQQELSSTAFRRLCRNEFINYLRVREWQDLFAQLRQLARPLGISLDNKRLTDPVGHHDGIHISLLSGLLSHIGILDERKREYAGARGSRFAIFPGSALFKKSPTFVMAAELVETSRLWARVAAKFDPLWAEQVAPDLVKRSYSEPHWSKKMGSVMAHEKVTLYGVPIIPSRRINYGKVDPELCRELFIRHALVEGDWQTHHKFFHRNRALLQEVEELEARMRRRDILVDDETLFEFYDARIGKDVVSERHFDKWWKDARQQDPTLLDFDQALLISEDADALDDSAYPKTWQHKGFELPLSYEFHPVAPGSPPNPSDGVTAEVPVLFLNQLDDAAFRWLIPGQRVELVTALIKSLPKQVRKNFVPAPDVARQAVAALEADFDPATDELEASLELVLRRIRGQVIPPGSWNWDAVPPHLRVSFRVVDSRGKVLDEGKDLAALQEKLAPATRRAIAESLGATPSTTAPKAGGKAGGRANGTAAGPTAAPAQPAAAPGGFTELSGLKDWTFGTVQRQVQGTVKGHTVTGYPALVDEGASVALRLFQTTSEQEQAMRGGVIRLLALKVPPPDRYVLEHLNNTEKLTFSQNPHGSVSALIADCALAAIDKLTPAELPWDEPSFKALYEQVRAELIDTVFTVTAVVERILASTRRIEKQLKGTTSLALISALNDVRSQLEQLVFPGFVARTGYAQLSQLPRYLAAIEKRLEKLPGNVQRDAQHMATIQALEDDYDDAVSALLPGRRAGTGLTQVRWMIEELRVSLFAVELGTAYSVSEKRIRTVLNKALAPA is encoded by the coding sequence ATGACACTGCATATCTCCTACCCCGCCGAGCTGCCCGTCTCCGAGCGCCGCGAGGACCTGATGGCCGCCATCGCCGCGAACCAGGTGACCATCATCGCCGGCGAGACCGGTTCCGGTAAGACCACCCAGATCCCCAAGATGTGCCTGGAACTTGGCCTGGGCGAGAACGGCCTGATCGGCCACACCCAGCCGCGCCGGCTCGCCGCCCGGACGGTCGCCGAGCGCATCGCCGAGGAACTCGGCGTCGAGATCGGCCAGGAGGTCGGCTTCCAGGTCCGCTTCACCGGGGAGGTCAGCCGCTCCACCAAGGTCAAGCTGATGACGGACGGCATCCTGCTCGCGGAGATCCAGCGCGACAAACTGCTGCGCAAGTACAACGCGATCATCATTGATGAGGCGCACGAACGCAGCCTCAACATCGACTTCATCCTCGGCTACCTCAAACGCATCCTCCCCCAGCGCCCCGACCTGAAGATCATCATCACCTCGGCCACCATCGACCCGGAGCGCTTCGCCAAGCACTTCGGCAGCGAGGAGGCGCCCTCCCCCATCATCGAAGTCTCCGGCCGCACCTACCCGGTGGAGATCCGCTACCGCCCGCTCTCGGCGCCGGCCGGCGGCCCCGGTGCAATTGGTGATGATGCGGACAATTCCTCCGACGACGAACTCGAAGAGGACCGCGACCCGCTGGATGCCGTCTGCGACGCCGTCGACGAACTCGCGCTGGAGGCGCCCGGCGACATCCTGATCTTCTTCTCCGGCGAGCGGGAGATCCGCGACGCCGCCGAGGCGCTCAACGCGCGGATCCAGACGAACCGCCGGCTGGCCGGCACCGAGGTACTCCCCCTCTTCGCCCGCCTGAGCCTGCAGGAGCAGCACAAGGTCTTCCACCCCGGCAGCAAGCGCCGGATCGTGCTGGCCACCAACGTGGCCGAAACCTCGCTCACGGTGCCCGGGATCAAGTACGTCATCGACACCGGCACCGCGCGCATCTCGCGCTACTCGCACCGCACCAAGGTCCAGCGGCTGCCGATCGAGCGGGTCTCCCAGGCCTCCGCCAACCAGCGTTCGGGCCGCTGCGGCCGTGTCTCCGACGGCATCGCGATCCGGTTGTACTCGGAGGAGGATTTCGAGTCGCGGCCGCTGTTCACCGATCCGGAAATCCTGCGCACCAACCTCGCTGCCGTCATCCTGCAAATGACCGCCATGGGCGTGGCCCGCGGTCCGAAGGACGTGGAAAACTTCCCGTTCGTTGAACCGCCGGACTCCCGCGCGATCAACGACGGAGTCTCGCTGCTGCGCGAGCTCGGCGCCCTGCGTCCGGCCGGCGCCGCGGGCGACGGCGGCGCACGGAAGAGCAACGGCAGCGGGCTCACCGCCGTCGGGCAGCAGCTTGCCCAGCTGCCGGTGGACCCCCGGCTGGGCCGGATGATCGTCGAGTCCGGCAAGCGCGGCTGCGTCCGCGAGGTCATGATCCTCGCGGCAGCGCTGACCATCCAGGATCCGCGCGAGCGCCCAACGGACAAGCAGCAGCTTGCCGCGGAGAAACACGCGCGGTTCCGGGACGAGAACTCGGACTTCACCGGCTACCTGAACCTGTGGAACTACCTGCAGGAGAAGCAACAGGAGCTCTCCTCGACGGCTTTCCGCCGGCTCTGCCGCAACGAGTTCATCAACTACCTGCGGGTGCGGGAATGGCAGGACCTCTTCGCCCAGCTGCGCCAGCTCGCCCGGCCCCTGGGGATCAGCCTCGACAATAAGCGGCTCACGGATCCGGTGGGCCACCACGACGGCATCCACATCAGCCTGCTCTCGGGGCTGCTGAGCCATATCGGCATCCTGGACGAACGCAAGCGCGAGTACGCGGGCGCCCGCGGCAGCCGCTTCGCGATCTTCCCCGGATCGGCCTTGTTCAAGAAGTCCCCCACCTTCGTGATGGCGGCCGAGCTGGTCGAAACCAGCCGGCTCTGGGCGCGCGTCGCGGCGAAGTTCGATCCGCTCTGGGCCGAGCAGGTGGCACCGGACCTGGTCAAGCGCAGCTACAGCGAACCGCACTGGTCCAAGAAGATGGGCTCGGTGATGGCGCATGAGAAGGTCACGCTGTACGGCGTACCCATTATTCCGAGCCGCCGGATCAACTACGGCAAGGTGGATCCGGAACTCTGCCGGGAACTGTTCATCCGGCACGCGCTGGTGGAGGGCGACTGGCAGACCCACCACAAGTTCTTCCACCGCAACCGTGCCCTGCTCCAGGAAGTCGAGGAGCTCGAGGCTCGGATGCGCCGCCGCGACATCCTGGTCGACGACGAGACCCTCTTCGAGTTCTACGATGCCCGGATCGGCAAGGACGTGGTCTCCGAACGCCACTTCGACAAGTGGTGGAAGGACGCACGCCAGCAGGACCCCACCCTGCTTGACTTCGACCAGGCGCTGCTGATCAGCGAGGACGCCGACGCGCTGGATGATTCCGCGTACCCGAAGACCTGGCAGCACAAGGGCTTCGAGCTGCCGCTGAGCTACGAGTTCCATCCCGTCGCCCCCGGCTCCCCGCCGAACCCCTCGGACGGCGTGACCGCCGAGGTCCCGGTATTGTTCCTGAACCAGCTGGACGACGCCGCGTTCCGCTGGCTGATCCCCGGCCAGCGGGTGGAACTGGTCACGGCCCTGATCAAGTCGCTGCCGAAGCAGGTGCGGAAGAACTTCGTCCCCGCACCCGATGTCGCACGCCAGGCCGTGGCCGCGCTGGAGGCCGATTTCGATCCCGCCACGGACGAGCTGGAGGCCTCGCTGGAACTCGTGCTGCGCAGGATCCGCGGCCAGGTGATCCCGCCGGGGTCCTGGAACTGGGACGCTGTCCCGCCGCACCTGCGGGTCAGCTTCCGCGTAGTCGATTCCCGCGGCAAGGTCCTCGACGAGGGCAAGGATCTCGCTGCATTGCAGGAAAAGCTCGCGCCTGCCACCCGCCGCGCCATCGCCGAGTCCCTGGGCGCCACCCCGTCAACAACTGCGCCGAAGGCCGGCGGCAAGGCCGGCGGCCGCGCGAACGGCACCGCCGCCGGGCCTACCGCCGCACCGGCGCAGCCCGCGGCCGCCCCAGGCGGGTTCACCGAACTGTCGGGCCTGAAGGACTGGACCTTTGGCACCGTACAGCGCCAGGTCCAGGGCACCGTCAAGGGCCACACCGTCACGGGCTACCCTGCCCTGGTCGACGAGGGCGCGTCCGTGGCGCTGCGCCTTTTCCAGACCACCTCCGAGCAGGAGCAGGCCATGCGCGGCGGGGTGATCCGGTTGCTCGCGCTGAAGGTGCCGCCGCCGGACCGCTACGTGCTCGAGCACCTGAACAACACCGAAAAGCTGACCTTCAGCCAGAACCCGCACGGCTCCGTGTCGGCGCTGATCGCGGACTGCGCCCTGGCCGCGATCGACAAGCTCACCCCGGCCGAGTTGCCGTGGGACGAGCCCTCCTTCAAGGCGCTCTACGAGCAGGTCCGGGCCGAGCTGATCGACACAGTCTTTACGGTCACCGCCGTCGTCGAACGCATCCTCGCCAGCACGCGGCGGATCGAGAAGCAGCTCAAGGGCACCACGAGCCTGGCCCTGATCAGTGCCCTCAACGACGTCAGAAGCCAGCTGGAGCAGCTGGTCTTCCCCGGGTTCGTGGCACGGACGGGCTACGCCCAGCTCAGCCAGCTACCCCGCTACCTTGCGGCCATCGAGAAACGCCTTGAGAAGCTGCCCGGCAACGTCCAGCGCGATGCGCAGCACATGGCGACCATCCAGGCCCTTGAGGACGACTACGACGACGCCGTCTCCGCGCTGCTGCCCGGGCGCCGGGCTGGGACCGGGTTAACCCAGGTCCGCTGGATGATTGAGGAACTGCGGGTGAGCCTCTTCGCCGTCGAACTCGGCACCGCCTATTCGGTCTCCGAAAAGCGGATCCGGACCGTCCTGAACAAGGCGCTGGCGCCGGCGTAG
- a CDS encoding cation diffusion facilitator family transporter, translating into MAQSEKNKKPGSTLLTVIIAFAANFLVAAAKTVAALLTGSASMTAEAAHSWADTGNQVFLFFAERRSARPRDKSHPMGYGREAYVWSMFAAFGLFTAGAVVSIMHGIQQLITPEPAADFAVAYVVLAAAFVFEGISFTQAFRQTRKAAHQLERHTLEQVLISSDPTLRAVFAEDAAALIGLVVAFAGVFLHQVTGSPVPDAVGSIIVGVLLAVVAVVLIDRNRRFLVGQGVTPDIERSMARRVLEHREIARLTYLHLEFVGPRKLYLVAAVDLQGDHPEHEVAVALRRIERELEDRATVEEAVLTLATPDEAALDFDAGESRAGA; encoded by the coding sequence ATGGCGCAATCGGAGAAGAACAAGAAGCCCGGGTCGACCCTGCTGACGGTGATCATCGCCTTCGCGGCGAATTTCCTCGTGGCCGCGGCAAAAACGGTGGCCGCGCTCCTCACCGGGTCGGCCTCGATGACGGCAGAGGCCGCGCACTCCTGGGCGGACACCGGGAACCAGGTGTTCCTGTTCTTCGCCGAACGGCGGTCCGCCCGGCCGCGGGACAAGAGCCACCCCATGGGCTACGGCCGGGAAGCCTACGTGTGGTCGATGTTTGCGGCCTTCGGACTCTTCACCGCCGGCGCGGTGGTCTCCATCATGCACGGCATCCAACAGCTCATCACCCCTGAGCCTGCCGCCGACTTCGCGGTGGCCTACGTGGTCCTGGCCGCCGCTTTCGTCTTCGAGGGGATCTCCTTCACACAGGCGTTCCGCCAGACCCGGAAGGCGGCTCACCAGCTGGAACGGCACACCCTGGAACAGGTCCTGATCAGCTCCGATCCCACGCTGCGCGCCGTGTTCGCGGAGGACGCCGCGGCCCTGATCGGCCTGGTCGTCGCCTTTGCCGGGGTATTCCTTCACCAGGTCACAGGCTCGCCGGTGCCCGATGCCGTGGGCTCGATCATCGTCGGCGTGCTGCTGGCCGTCGTCGCCGTCGTGCTGATCGACCGCAACCGGCGCTTCCTGGTGGGCCAGGGCGTCACCCCGGACATCGAACGGTCGATGGCCCGCCGGGTGCTGGAACACCGGGAGATTGCCCGGCTCACCTACCTGCACCTGGAGTTCGTCGGACCGCGCAAGCTGTACCTCGTCGCCGCCGTCGACCTGCAGGGAGACCACCCGGAACATGAAGTGGCCGTGGCACTGCGCCGGATAGAGCGCGAGCTGGAGGACCGCGCGACGGTGGAGGAAGCCGTGCTGACCCTCGCCACACCGGACGAGGCTGCCCTGGACTTCGACGCGGGCGAGAGCCGCGCCGGCGCCTGA
- a CDS encoding GlxA family transcriptional regulator, translated as MINSVAMIVVPHFSIFEFGTAFEVFGVDRSDRGAGVPAFDFRVCTPVPGDVPMKSGLSMHVGLGLEAAADADLVIMTPFGRDEDVPESVLQALRDAHARGAWVMSICSGAFALARAGLLDGRRCTTHWHYSQELASRYPSALVDENVLYVEDDRIITSAGTAAGIDACLHLVRVELGANVAASIARDMVVPPHRDGGQAQFIDRPMPRCGSQPMEELLRWMVANLEEDHSVNELAARVHMSPRTFARRFRAETGATPAAWLNSQRVLRAQELLETTDLNIDEIARESGFGHSVLLRHHFAKVLDTSPQSYRRTFRGHLAAV; from the coding sequence ATGATCAATTCAGTGGCGATGATCGTGGTCCCGCACTTCTCGATCTTCGAGTTCGGGACGGCTTTCGAGGTGTTCGGCGTCGACCGCTCGGACCGGGGCGCCGGTGTGCCCGCCTTTGATTTCCGCGTCTGCACGCCGGTTCCGGGCGACGTGCCGATGAAATCAGGGCTGTCGATGCATGTGGGGCTCGGGCTGGAGGCGGCCGCGGACGCGGACCTGGTCATCATGACCCCGTTCGGCCGGGACGAGGACGTTCCCGAATCCGTCCTCCAGGCGCTGCGCGACGCGCATGCACGGGGAGCGTGGGTCATGTCGATCTGTTCCGGTGCCTTCGCGCTCGCACGGGCCGGGCTGCTGGATGGCCGCCGCTGCACCACGCACTGGCACTACTCCCAGGAGCTGGCCAGCCGCTACCCGTCCGCGCTGGTCGACGAGAACGTGCTGTACGTCGAGGACGACCGGATCATCACCAGCGCCGGCACCGCAGCCGGCATTGACGCCTGCCTGCACCTGGTGAGGGTGGAGCTGGGGGCGAACGTGGCCGCGAGCATCGCCAGGGACATGGTGGTGCCGCCGCACCGGGACGGCGGCCAGGCCCAGTTCATTGACCGGCCGATGCCGCGGTGCGGTTCGCAGCCGATGGAAGAGCTGCTGCGCTGGATGGTGGCGAACCTGGAGGAGGACCACTCCGTCAACGAGCTCGCCGCCCGCGTGCACATGTCGCCGCGGACCTTTGCGCGCCGGTTCCGGGCCGAGACCGGCGCGACCCCGGCAGCCTGGCTCAATTCGCAGCGGGTGCTCCGGGCGCAGGAGCTGCTCGAGACGACCGACCTCAACATCGACGAGATCGCCCGGGAATCCGGGTTCGGCCACTCGGTGCTGCTGCGGCACCACTTCGCCAAGGTGCTGGACACCAGCCCGCAGTCCTACCGGCGGACATTCCGCGGGCACCTCGCAGCGGTCTAA
- a CDS encoding protealysin inhibitor emfourin translates to MKITVQRSGGVAGMKRTWTVSPEPPEDIDRWQPLIEACPWDAVAGLSGTTGQPDRFMYSIRADQRRAVLPEHELTGPWRELVECARAAAEAPGPNGQRG, encoded by the coding sequence ATGAAAATTACTGTCCAGCGCAGCGGCGGCGTGGCCGGCATGAAGCGGACGTGGACCGTCAGTCCCGAACCGCCTGAGGACATCGACCGCTGGCAACCGCTCATCGAAGCGTGCCCATGGGACGCCGTCGCCGGGCTCAGCGGGACCACCGGCCAGCCGGACCGGTTCATGTACAGCATCCGGGCCGATCAGCGCCGGGCGGTCCTGCCGGAGCACGAGCTGACCGGTCCGTGGCGCGAGCTCGTCGAATGCGCCCGCGCTGCTGCCGAGGCGCCCGGGCCGAACGGCCAGCGCGGTTAG
- a CDS encoding HIT family protein has protein sequence MSTLFTKIINGEIPGRFVWREDDVVAFLTVGPLADGHTLVVPTEEVDRWTDAAPEVLARVMEVARKIGAVQVDVFDAARAGLIVAGYEVNHMHVHVWPSNSMADFDFGSVDQHPDPARLDANAEKLRAGLRKAGHAEHVPDA, from the coding sequence ATGAGCACCCTGTTCACCAAGATCATCAACGGCGAGATCCCCGGCCGCTTCGTCTGGCGCGAGGACGACGTCGTCGCGTTCCTGACCGTGGGCCCGCTCGCCGACGGGCACACGCTCGTAGTGCCGACCGAGGAAGTGGACCGCTGGACGGATGCCGCTCCTGAGGTCCTGGCCCGGGTGATGGAGGTGGCCCGCAAGATCGGCGCGGTCCAGGTGGACGTGTTCGACGCCGCCCGGGCCGGCCTCATCGTCGCCGGCTACGAGGTCAACCACATGCATGTCCACGTGTGGCCCTCCAACTCGATGGCGGACTTCGACTTCGGCTCGGTGGACCAGCACCCGGACCCCGCCCGGCTGGACGCCAACGCCGAGAAGCTGCGCGCCGGCCTGCGCAAAGCCGGCCACGCGGAGCACGTCCCGGACGCCTAG
- the argS gene encoding arginine--tRNA ligase gives MTPEELSLAISACLKDAVAAGEIALAAADIPDAVRVERPKNRDHGDWATNIALQLAKPAGINPRQLAGLLSERLASIEGVSAVDIAGPGFLNITVDAAAAGALAKAIVEAGAAYGTNTALAGRTVNMEFVSANPTGPLHIGHTRWAALGDSIARVLRASGAKVTAEYYINDAGSQMDVFAHSVLSRLHGRGVPEGGYPGEYIADLGHEVLTQHPDIRELTDVAALPVIRGAAYKAQLKDIQQTLAEFGVEFDVFFSEQELHDAGAIADAVARLREQGHVYDDGGAVWLRTTDFGDDKDRVMIRANGEPTYFAADAAYYLSKKDRGFTEKIYLLGADHHGYINRLKAIAAAAGDDPEVNIEVLIGQLVSVNGAKLSKRAGNIIELKDLISWLGKDAVRYSLARFPADSPLTLDPELLKKHSNENPVFYVQYAHARSRGAARNAVAAGVERRVDGQDSFDAALLDHATENELLSHLGSYPSIVAKAAELREPHRVARHLEVIAGAYHRWYDACRVAPLGEEAITDLNRTRLWLNDATSQVLANGLELLGVSAPERM, from the coding sequence GTGACCCCAGAAGAACTCTCCCTCGCCATATCCGCCTGCCTGAAGGACGCCGTCGCCGCCGGTGAAATCGCCCTTGCCGCCGCCGACATTCCGGACGCGGTGCGCGTGGAACGGCCCAAGAACAGGGACCACGGCGACTGGGCCACCAATATCGCCCTCCAGCTGGCGAAACCGGCCGGGATCAACCCGCGGCAGCTTGCCGGACTGCTAAGCGAGCGGCTGGCCTCCATCGAGGGAGTCTCCGCCGTGGACATCGCCGGCCCGGGCTTCCTGAACATCACCGTCGATGCCGCGGCCGCCGGTGCGCTCGCGAAGGCCATCGTCGAGGCGGGCGCCGCGTACGGGACCAACACCGCGCTCGCCGGCCGCACGGTCAACATGGAGTTCGTCTCGGCCAACCCCACCGGCCCGCTGCACATCGGCCACACCCGCTGGGCCGCCCTGGGCGACTCAATCGCCCGCGTCCTCCGGGCCTCCGGCGCCAAAGTCACGGCGGAGTACTACATCAACGACGCCGGCTCGCAGATGGACGTCTTCGCGCACTCCGTGCTCTCCCGGCTGCACGGCCGCGGCGTTCCGGAAGGCGGCTACCCGGGCGAATACATCGCGGACCTCGGCCACGAAGTGCTGACCCAGCACCCGGACATCCGGGAACTCACCGACGTCGCGGCGCTGCCGGTGATCCGCGGCGCCGCCTACAAAGCCCAGCTGAAGGACATCCAGCAGACGCTGGCGGAGTTCGGCGTCGAGTTCGACGTCTTCTTCTCCGAACAGGAACTGCACGACGCCGGCGCCATTGCGGACGCCGTCGCCCGGCTCCGGGAACAGGGCCACGTCTACGACGACGGCGGCGCGGTCTGGCTGCGCACCACCGACTTCGGCGATGACAAGGACCGCGTGATGATCCGCGCGAACGGCGAACCGACGTACTTCGCGGCCGACGCTGCCTACTACCTGTCCAAGAAGGACCGCGGCTTCACCGAGAAGATCTACCTGCTCGGGGCCGACCACCACGGCTACATCAACCGGCTCAAGGCGATCGCGGCCGCGGCGGGCGACGATCCCGAGGTCAACATCGAGGTGCTGATCGGCCAGCTCGTCTCCGTCAACGGCGCCAAGCTTTCCAAGCGTGCCGGCAACATCATCGAGCTCAAGGACCTAATCTCCTGGCTGGGCAAGGATGCCGTCCGGTACTCGCTGGCCCGCTTCCCGGCCGACTCGCCGCTCACCCTGGACCCGGAACTGCTCAAGAAGCACAGCAACGAGAACCCGGTGTTCTATGTCCAGTACGCACACGCCCGCTCCCGCGGCGCCGCGCGCAACGCCGTGGCCGCCGGGGTCGAGCGCCGGGTGGACGGCCAGGACAGCTTCGACGCCGCGCTGCTGGACCACGCGACGGAAAACGAACTGCTCTCGCACCTGGGCAGCTACCCCTCGATTGTGGCCAAGGCCGCCGAACTGCGCGAGCCGCACCGCGTCGCCCGGCACCTGGAGGTCATCGCCGGCGCCTACCACCGCTGGTACGACGCCTGCCGCGTGGCGCCGCTCGGCGAGGAAGCCATCACCGATCTGAACCGCACCCGGCTGTGGCTCAACGATGCCACCAGCCAGGTGCTGGCCAACGGACTGGAACTGCTGGGCGTTTCGGCGCCGGAACGGATGTGA
- a CDS encoding M4 family metallopeptidase produces the protein MYCSIIPPYLLRRLAAQHHEPRLQLAARAAKEALQHVKSFQASRAAPAAAAPPGLRQLTPGPPQRTIYDAKASEELPGVLLRREGEPATGDPAADEAYDGLGHTHRLYAEAFGRNSIDGNGLPLDATVHFGHLYDNAFWDGRQMVFGDGDGQVFNRFTASLSVIGHELAHGVTQYSAGLAYRNQAGALNESLSDVFGALVEQYVRQQSAAEASWLIGEGLFTGQVQGTALRSMKAPGTAYDDDVLGKDPQPDSMDGYVHTSADNGGVHLNSGIPNRAFCVVATTLGGNAWEAPGHIWYDTLTGGSLPAAATFSAFAKATTASAKELYGAESREHDAVRQAWETVKVKYPGVRR, from the coding sequence ATGTACTGCTCCATCATCCCGCCCTACCTGTTGCGCCGGCTGGCGGCACAGCACCACGAACCACGGCTCCAATTGGCGGCCCGCGCCGCGAAGGAAGCCCTGCAGCACGTCAAGAGTTTCCAGGCGTCGCGCGCGGCACCGGCGGCCGCCGCGCCCCCGGGGCTGCGGCAGCTCACGCCGGGGCCGCCCCAGCGCACTATCTACGATGCGAAAGCCTCCGAGGAACTCCCGGGCGTGCTGCTGCGCAGGGAAGGCGAACCCGCCACCGGTGATCCGGCCGCGGACGAGGCATATGACGGCCTGGGCCACACGCACCGGCTGTACGCGGAGGCGTTCGGCCGGAACTCCATTGACGGCAACGGCCTGCCCCTGGACGCCACGGTGCACTTCGGCCATCTGTACGACAACGCTTTCTGGGACGGCCGGCAGATGGTCTTCGGCGACGGCGACGGCCAGGTCTTCAACCGCTTCACGGCTTCCCTCAGCGTGATCGGCCACGAACTCGCCCACGGCGTCACCCAGTACTCCGCCGGGCTCGCGTACCGCAACCAGGCCGGTGCCCTCAACGAATCCCTCTCGGACGTTTTCGGCGCCCTCGTGGAGCAATACGTCAGGCAGCAGTCCGCGGCCGAGGCCAGCTGGCTGATCGGCGAAGGTCTCTTCACCGGGCAGGTGCAGGGCACGGCACTGCGCTCCATGAAGGCCCCGGGAACGGCGTACGACGACGACGTGCTGGGCAAGGATCCGCAGCCGGACTCGATGGACGGCTATGTCCACACCAGCGCAGACAACGGCGGGGTGCACCTGAACTCGGGCATTCCCAATCGCGCGTTCTGCGTTGTCGCGACCACGCTGGGCGGCAATGCTTGGGAAGCCCCCGGACACATCTGGTACGACACCCTGACGGGAGGGTCGCTGCCGGCCGCGGCCACATTCAGCGCGTTCGCCAAGGCCACGACGGCGTCCGCCAAGGAACTCTACGGGGCAGAATCCCGGGAGCATGACGCCGTTCGGCAGGCGTGGGAAACTGTGAAGGTAAAGTACCCGGGAGTGAGGCGCTAG